The genomic window TTCATCGGCTTGTTCTTTAGCGCTTTGATTTTATTAAAACAGGCGCCGCCTAGAAACATATTATATTTTATCTTAGGCATCTTGCCGGGCGCGGCATTGATTTTTATAAATAACTATATAAAATACGGAACGTTCCATATAGGTGAACTTGGAGTTCTAAATCTCAGAGAATCTTATTTTTTTGAGCAGCTATTTTCATCTTACCGCGGGATTTTTTATACCTCTCCCATCATTTACCTTTGCTTCTTAGGGGGCATCTTTATAATCGCGGATTTAGTAAAGAATAAGATTAACGCAGCAGGAGGCCGGTTTGATAGCAAGGGTAGAGAGGTAGACGCCGATTTGTTTTTTGTTATTCTGATTTTCTATGTCCTTATCAAGATATTTGTTATGTCAAAAAATTATGCCTGGGGAGGAGGAACTACCTCCGGCAGGCTGTTGCTTACAGAATTTCCTGTATTCGTACTGTTATTTAGCAGGGTATTAGAAATTAAAAATAGACGCTTGCGTTACGCAATCATTATTGCAGTTATCCCGTTCATCGCCTGGAATCTCCTTGCGCTTTCCGAATATATGACGGGGGTCGACTTTAAATACATTGTTAGGATGCCTCCGCTAAACATACGGATACCGATTATCAAAAGCGCTTTTTACGCCTTGTTTTATCCCAAGGAACTATATATAAAAATTCAATCGTGCTTTTCTTTGTTGATAATTGTTTTGGCCGGAATTTTTTATTTAGCTCCTATTTTATCAAGAGATAGGTCCTTGTCTTTTACAAGGCATAAGGCCGTGATGACAAGATTGCCTACGCCGCTTATTATATTCACAGTTTGTCTGTTTACGGGCTATACCGCTGTAACCTCTTCAAATATAATAAATAACTCGCGCAACTTAAGATTGCTAAAGAAGGACGGTTTCTTTGAAAAGACCAAGATAATAGCTCCGTATGAATTCGAAAAAGAGGAAAATATAGGCTCGATGAACGATATGATAGAATACTTCAGATTAAAGGGCGACCCGGAAAGGGCGGAAGGCATCAAGAGGCATAAAGAAGAAATCTATGGCAGCCCTAGATAAGTTCAAAATAGACAGTCACAAGCTCATTTATCATGTCCCTTCTCTGTATGCCTGGTTAAGGGGAGAAGATATCTATCCCATTTACATGGAGATAGGTCTTTATGGAGGTTGTAACCACCGCTGCATATTTTGCGCTTTTGACTTCTTGGAATATAAACCCCTGAGCCTTGATGCGGACGTGGCAAAAAGGTTTATATGCATGGCTGGCAAGAAAGGGACGAAATCCATTCTCTATTCGGGGGAAGGAGAACCGCTTCTTCATAAGGATATCGCGGATATTATTGCTTTTACAAAGAAAAGCGGTATTGATGCAGCCCTTGTGACCAATGGGGTTATGCTTGATGAGGAAAAGGCCGAAAAAACCTTAAGGCACCTGACATGGATGAAGGTAAGCTTAGATGCAGGCACCAAAGATACATATGCACTTATACACGGGACAAAAAAGGAAGACTTTGCTAAGGTAATCGGGAACCTTGAAAATGCCGTCAGGATTAAGAGAAAAAACAAATACGGTTGCAGCATAGGCGCACAGTATCTCTTATTGCCGCAGAATTACAAAGAGGTTAAAACAGCAACTAAGGTACTGCGCGATGCGGGGATAGATTATATGGTCATAAAACCATATTCTCAACATCCCTTTAGCAAAAATAGAATAGACTCCAGATTAAATCTTAAGAGGCTGGACTGTTTAGAAAAAGAGCTTGAGAAATGCTCGAATAACCGCTTTCAGATAATATTCCGCCGTCACACCATGGAAAGGCTCAAGGCAGACAGGCCGTATAAATATTGTATCGGTGCGCCGTTTACGGCGCTTATAACTACGGAGGGTAACATTTATCCCTGCAACATTTTTTTAGGGAAAAATGAATTTTCACTCGGGAATATTTACGAAAATAACCTTACTGAAATCTGGAAAGGGAAAAGACGCAAGGCGGTAATGGATTTTATCTATAAAAGATGGAAGATATCCAAATGCAGAAAGGCCTGCAGGATGGATGCAATTAACACTTATCTCTGGGAGCTTAGACATCCTGACAGCCATATTAATTTCATATAACAGCCGATGATGACTGACATAGCTGTTTCAATTTGCGTGCCTGCGTTTAACGAAGAAAAAACCCTGAGGGGAGCCGTTGAGGATTTATTAGAGACTCTGCACTCGAAGGTCGGGGGATTAGATATTATTATCGTTGATGACGGGAGCACGGATTCTACCACGCAGGTTTCCGTTCAGCTAATGAGGATGCATAAAAATATCAGGGTTATCCGGCATGCAAAAAGAATGGGCATCGGGGCAAGCTACAGAGATGCCTTAAAAATAGCCCGGGGGGATTATTTTACATGGTTCCCCGCAGACCATGAGAATTCAGCTCAGGAATTTATCCTCTGCCTGCCATATTTAAAAAAAGGCGCGATAGCAACATGTTATCATCGCGGACAGGACCCCCGGACATATTTGCGGCGTTTTATTTCCCGCGGTTATACCGTTCTTTTAAATATCGTTTTCCGCTTAAATCTAAAATATTACAACGGCTTGACAATATTCCCGCTATCGGCCTTGTCTCCGTCCGTTTCTCTTTGCGACGGCTTCTTTTTTACCGCCGAAAATATCATCAAGGCAGTCCGGAGAGGTTACAAGGTAATAGAACTACCGGCTCCGTTAAAGGGGCGCGCATCCGGAAGCTCCAGTGCGTTGACATTTTCATCTTTCAGACAGGCGATAAGCGATATCCTGCGTATTTTAAGGGGATAAGGATACATCGGATGGGTTTTAAGAGTTCAATACGCTACCTTAGAGTTATAGGCGCACTGTTAAAATCTAATTTTTTTAAACAGCGCTTACCCATTATCACGATCCTTGGGGTTACTAACCGCTGCAATCTTAGCTGTTGGTATTGTTATGGAGAGCATCCTTACCGTAGCCGATGTTGCGATTTCGGCACCGGTGAACTCCTTGAGATAGTAAGGGTTATGCGACAACTAGGCACGCAGCTATTACAACTGCAGGGAGGGGAGCCTCTCCTCCGCGAAGACTTGGATATCGTTATCGATGAGGCCCATCGTTTTGGGATGGCCTGCGACATGGTCACTAACGGCACTTTGGTTTTGAAGAAAACAGATATAGTCAGAAGGTTGGATAGAATCTGTATCAGTTTAGACGGGAGGCCGGGTCTGAACGATGCCAACCGCGGAGAAGGCGCATATGGGCGGGCCCTGGAAGGGGTAGAGTTTGCTTGTTCTTGCGGTTTAGCGGTTCGCCTTAGCGCTGTATTGACCGACAAAACCGCTGCTGAGGACATCGATTGGCTGATAGGTTTAGCGCGCAGGTATAAAATAACGGTTAATTTTTCACCGCCGTTTTATTTCCGCCCGCAGTTTAGTAAGAATGAAATGACTCCGCACCTCATGGCCGATGTCAAGCTAAAGTCTCTCCTCCAACATATTATATATCGCAAGAGAGAAAAAGCGCCCATACAATTTAGCCTTGCCAGTTATGGCCTCGCCTTAAACTGGCCGTTTACATATAAAAAACGCACCGCAACCCAACAGGAGCTTCCTGCCGGTACCGGATATCCTAAATGCTACCACGGTGACCGTGTTGTATTTATTGACAGTGACGGTAGCGTTTATCCGTGTTGTAATTTTTGGGGCAGGGCGTATGGCAACATTCGCAACGACGGCATTAAAGCAGCGGTCGGGAATATAAGCAGGGATAATTGCAGAGCTTGCTATATACCGGCTTATATAGACAGGAACCTTATCTTTGGAATAAATTTTAATGCATGCGGGAATTATGTAAAATACATTATAAGGGGACAGATATGATTGATAAAGGCAATTGGTATAAACTGGAAGACGCAGAAAAGCTACCGCCTCGGGCGAAGAACCTTTTAATGCGCAGATACGTAAATCCGGGTATGGTGAAGTTATTCGGGTTGCTGGGTTTTGAGGAGGTGTGGGCTTCCTCTGCAGAAGGGATGTACATTACCCTAAACGATGGAAGGCGCATATTGGATATGACGGGAGGTAACGGCGTCCTGGGGTTAGGGCATAATCATCCCAGGATATTGTCTGTTCGCGAAAAGATAGCCAGGGAAAAAAGACTGGAAATCTGTAAGGCCTTTCTCTCTCCCTATGTCGCTGCTTTGGCAGCTGATATCTCGAGTCTCTTGCCGGAAGATTTAGACTATTCATTTTTTTGCAATAGCGGTGCCGAAGCAGTGGAGGGCGCATTAAAAACAGCCGAGAAGTGTTACGGGGGCTCGCGTAAAGGTTTGATATACACGGATCACTCCTTTCACGGCAAGACGCATGCGGCCATGTCCGTATCAAGCCTTGATGAATCACGCAGCTATTTTCAATTGTTAGAGCAGTGTTACCGGGTGCCCTACGGTAGCATCAACGCCTTTAAGGAAATGATAGAGAAGCATAGACAGGATGTCTGTGCCTTTATAGTTGAGGCAATTCACGGAACACGCATTATTTTCCCTCCGGAGGGATATATGCGGGAAGTGCGCGACATCTGTACGAAAAACGAGGTGGTGCTGATACTCGATGAGATATATACGGGATTCGGAAGAACGGGATACTGGTTTGCGTTTGAGGCCGAAGGAATTGTCCCAGATATAGTATGTTACTCTAAGGCCTTCGGAGGGGGCAAGGCGAGTATAGCCGGTTATACTGTGCGACGGCCGATATTCTTA from Patescibacteria group bacterium includes these protein-coding regions:
- a CDS encoding glycosyltransferase family 2 protein; this encodes MMTDIAVSICVPAFNEEKTLRGAVEDLLETLHSKVGGLDIIIVDDGSTDSTTQVSVQLMRMHKNIRVIRHAKRMGIGASYRDALKIARGDYFTWFPADHENSAQEFILCLPYLKKGAIATCYHRGQDPRTYLRRFISRGYTVLLNIVFRLNLKYYNGLTIFPLSALSPSVSLCDGFFFTAENIIKAVRRGYKVIELPAPLKGRASGSSSALTFSSFRQAISDILRILRG
- a CDS encoding radical SAM protein yields the protein MAALDKFKIDSHKLIYHVPSLYAWLRGEDIYPIYMEIGLYGGCNHRCIFCAFDFLEYKPLSLDADVAKRFICMAGKKGTKSILYSGEGEPLLHKDIADIIAFTKKSGIDAALVTNGVMLDEEKAEKTLRHLTWMKVSLDAGTKDTYALIHGTKKEDFAKVIGNLENAVRIKRKNKYGCSIGAQYLLLPQNYKEVKTATKVLRDAGIDYMVIKPYSQHPFSKNRIDSRLNLKRLDCLEKELEKCSNNRFQIIFRRHTMERLKADRPYKYCIGAPFTALITTEGNIYPCNIFLGKNEFSLGNIYENNLTEIWKGKRRKAVMDFIYKRWKISKCRKACRMDAINTYLWELRHPDSHINFI
- a CDS encoding radical SAM protein, whose amino-acid sequence is MGFKSSIRYLRVIGALLKSNFFKQRLPIITILGVTNRCNLSCWYCYGEHPYRSRCCDFGTGELLEIVRVMRQLGTQLLQLQGGEPLLREDLDIVIDEAHRFGMACDMVTNGTLVLKKTDIVRRLDRICISLDGRPGLNDANRGEGAYGRALEGVEFACSCGLAVRLSAVLTDKTAAEDIDWLIGLARRYKITVNFSPPFYFRPQFSKNEMTPHLMADVKLKSLLQHIIYRKREKAPIQFSLASYGLALNWPFTYKKRTATQQELPAGTGYPKCYHGDRVVFIDSDGSVYPCCNFWGRAYGNIRNDGIKAAVGNISRDNCRACYIPAYIDRNLIFGINFNACGNYVKYIIRGQI
- a CDS encoding aspartate aminotransferase family protein translates to MRELCKIHYKGTDMIDKGNWYKLEDAEKLPPRAKNLLMRRYVNPGMVKLFGLLGFEEVWASSAEGMYITLNDGRRILDMTGGNGVLGLGHNHPRILSVREKIAREKRLEICKAFLSPYVAALAADISSLLPEDLDYSFFCNSGAEAVEGALKTAEKCYGGSRKGLIYTDHSFHGKTHAAMSVSSLDESRSYFQLLEQCYRVPYGSINAFKEMIEKHRQDVCAFIVEAIHGTRIIFPPEGYMREVRDICTKNEVVLILDEIYTGFGRTGYWFAFEAEGIVPDIVCYSKAFGGGKASIAGYTVRRPIFLRAYGSTKDCMMHSSTFSGMTEECATAIEALNIFKEEGLIEKSRKLGGYLGERLSALKIKYPERVNDVRGRGLLWGIELKPVFGLNRISKNIFSEDNQTLASLTGAIVLAALFGRYNLLAYLGFTRRNLIVFSPALIVNREELDKAVSVLEEVLKTPWPVLISSFLTKRTIKP